The following proteins are co-located in the Triticum aestivum cultivar Chinese Spring chromosome 1A, IWGSC CS RefSeq v2.1, whole genome shotgun sequence genome:
- the LOC123040553 gene encoding serine/threonine protein phosphatase 2A 57 kDa regulatory subunit B' kappa isoform, with protein MWKQFLGKLSGKSPKSGGGGGWGSPPPKSPMSYDVNGRQWDSMRASPPLAAIAGAEGETREDVFLRKLNVCCVLFDFSNDRGRDSPERERKRQVLMSLVDCLGTAEEPLTEAMVSACVRMFAINLFRVFPPKVRPGTGAAAEADEDDPFFDPSWYHLQVVYELLLRFVTSPVVDVKVARKYMDNSFISRLLDLLDSDDPRERDCLKTVLHRIYGKFMGNRPFIRKAVSNIFYRFVSDADRHNGIAELLEVFGSVISGFAKPLKEEHKLFLWKALIPLHKPKTVGMYLPQLTYCITQFIDKEPKLSGTVIRGLLKYWPVTNSQKEMMFLGELEEVLELTEMPEFQKCMVPLFRRVAHCLNSSHFQVAERALFLWNNEHLFGLISQNHQVILPIIYPALERNARLHWNQSVLNVTMNVRKMFFDMDQKLLLACQKNFQEEEEKQAATEERRRLIWEHLEKNAAFHPVTRDISFAAFPKPAPLVAPTMT; from the exons ATGTGGAAGCAGTTCCTTGGTAAGCTCTCGGGGAAGTCGCCGAAATCCGGCGGAGGCGGGGGCTGGGGATCTCCGCCGCCCAAGTCCCCAATGTCGTATGACGTGAATGGGAGGCAGTGGGACTCGATGCGGGCGTCTCCTCCGCTCGCGGCTATCGCCGGAGCGGAGGGGGAGACAAGGGAGGACGTGTTCCTCCGGAAGCTGAACGTCTGCTGCGTGTTGTTCGACTTCTCCAACGACCGGGGCCGGGACTCTCCGGAGAGGGAGAGAAAGCGGCAGGTGCTCATGTCTCTCGTCGACTGCCTTGGCACGGCGGAGGAGCCCCTCACGGAGGCGATGGTCTCGGCCTGTGTGCGTATGTTTGCCATCAACCTGTTCAGGGTCTTCCCGCCCAAGGTCCGGCCAGGCACCGGGGCAGCTGCCGAGGCTGACGAGGACGATCCGTTCTTTGACCCCTCATGGTACCACTTACAGGTCGTATACGAGCTGCTCCTCCGGTTCGTCACCTCTCCTGTCGTTGATGTGAAGGTGGCTCGCAAGTACATGGACAATTCCTTCATCTCCAGGCTGCTTGATTTGTTAGATTCTGATGATCCTAGAGAAAGGGATTGCCTGAAGACAGTATTGCATAGGATATATGGAAAATTCATGGGTAATCGGCCCTTCATCCGCAAGGCTGTGAGTAATATCTTCTATAGGTTTGTATCCGACGCTGATCGTCACAATGGGATTGCCGAACTCTTGGAGGTGTTTGGGAGTGTGATTAGTGGGTTTGCGAAACCACTGAAGGAGGAGCATAAGTTATTTCTGTGGAAGGCATTGATTCCTCTTCATAAACCGAAGACAGTGGGCATGTATCTGCCGCAGTTGACATACTGCATTACACAGTTTATTGACAAGGAACCAAAGCTCTCAGGGACTGTGATCAGAGGCCTGTTGAAGTACTGGCCAGTGACGAACAGTCAGAAGGAGATGATGTTCTTGGGGGAGTTGGAGGAGGTGCTGGAATTGACAGAAATGCCTGAATTCCAGAAGTGCATGGTCCCATTGTTTCGGAGGGTTGCACACTGCTTGAATAGCTCTCATTTTCAG GTTGCTGAAAGAGCCTTATTCCTGTGGAACAATGAGCACTTGTTCGGTTTGATCTCTCAAAACCACCAAGTTATCTTGCCAATCATATATCCAGCTCTCGAAAGGAATGCTCGTTTGCATTGGAACCAATCGGTTCTGAATGTTACAATgaatgtcaggaaaatgttctttgaCATGGATCAGAAGCTGCTGTTGGCTTGTCAGAAAAATTTCCAAGAGGAGGAAGAGAAGCAAGCCGCAACTGAGGAGCGGAGAAGGCTTATATGGGAGCACCTCGAGAAGAATGCCGCATTCCATCCAGTAACCAGAGACATCAGCTTTGCTGCTTTTCCTAAACCCGCTCCTCTGGTAGCTCCAACTATGACATAA